Proteins from one Rosa chinensis cultivar Old Blush chromosome 7, RchiOBHm-V2, whole genome shotgun sequence genomic window:
- the LOC112179730 gene encoding uncharacterized protein LOC112179730 isoform X9 encodes METEKSVQGHAIHGLIEEYAYPYMSNKMEEGQVYDITNFYNRKPISKYKVADHVVELCFNESTKFEPVMDAFPPIPEHSFNFLHFDNLEDQMRTQTLLKDVYGCIKSLRPEHQVTVKDTEKLESKCEIFVENLRREDIRITFWGDIARKFDMERVKQLSPPVLAVFTGLRLTKFQERVTAATTGHTCIIINPDIPIANEYKAERQSESTSCTFQTANSRRDERQNNKVGL; translated from the exons ATGGAGACCGAAAAA TCTGTGCAGGGACATGCTATTCATGGTTTAATTGAGGAATATGCTTATCCTTACATGTCCAACAAAATGGAAGAAGGACAGGTGTATGACATTACCAATTTCTATAACCGCAAACCTATATCAAAATATAAAGTTGCTGATCACGTGGTAGAACTGTGTTTCAATGAGTCAACAAAGTTTGAGCCTGTAATGGATGCATTCCCTCCAATCCCAGAACATTCATTTAACTTCCTTCATTTTGACAACTTGGAGGACCAGATGAGGACTCAGACATTACTTAAGG ATGTTTACGGTTGTATCAAATCACTCAGACCAGAACATCAAGTTACTGTCAAAGACACTGAAAAATTggaatcaaaatgtgaaatctTTGTAGAAAATTTGAG GAGGGAGGATATCAGAATTACCTTCTGGGGTGACATAGCTAGAAAGTTTGATATGGAAAGAGTTAAACAGTTATCGCCACCAGTGCTCGCTGTATTCACGGGTTTAAGGTTGACCAAATTCCAAG AACGGGTAacagcagcaacaacaggccaTACATGCATCATCATCAATCCAGATATTCCAATAGCAAATGAATACAAAGCTGA GCGACAAAGTGAAAGTACTTCCTGTACCTTTCAAACGGCCAACAGCAGAAGAGATGAAAGACAAAACAACAAAGTGGGTCTTTGA
- the LOC112179730 gene encoding uncharacterized protein LOC112179730 isoform X3, with translation MELEQNIEHALLRHIRPYQITFKIRVRASRLWRPKKYYNDIYGGLHYLLIDEEGHAIHGLIEEYAYPYMSNKMEEGQVYDITNFYNRKPISKYKVADHVVELCFNESTKFEPVMDAFPPIPEHSFNFLHFDNLEDQMRTQTLLKDVYGCIKSLRPEHQVTVKDTEKLESKCEIFVENLRREDIRITFWGDIARKFDMERVKQLSPPVLAVFTGLRLTKFQATTGHTCIIINPDIPIANEYKAERQSESTSCTFQTANSRRDERQNNKVGL, from the exons ATGGAA CTTGAACAAAACATAGAGCATGCATTGCTTCGTCACATAAGACCGTATCAGATTACTTTCAAAATCAGAGTTCGTGCATCCAGACTATGGAGACCGAAAAAGTATTACAATGACATATACGGTGGCCTCCATTATCTGTTAATCGACGAAGAG GGACATGCTATTCATGGTTTAATTGAGGAATATGCTTATCCTTACATGTCCAACAAAATGGAAGAAGGACAGGTGTATGACATTACCAATTTCTATAACCGCAAACCTATATCAAAATATAAAGTTGCTGATCACGTGGTAGAACTGTGTTTCAATGAGTCAACAAAGTTTGAGCCTGTAATGGATGCATTCCCTCCAATCCCAGAACATTCATTTAACTTCCTTCATTTTGACAACTTGGAGGACCAGATGAGGACTCAGACATTACTTAAGG ATGTTTACGGTTGTATCAAATCACTCAGACCAGAACATCAAGTTACTGTCAAAGACACTGAAAAATTggaatcaaaatgtgaaatctTTGTAGAAAATTTGAG GAGGGAGGATATCAGAATTACCTTCTGGGGTGACATAGCTAGAAAGTTTGATATGGAAAGAGTTAAACAGTTATCGCCACCAGTGCTCGCTGTATTCACGGGTTTAAGGTTGACCAAATTCCAAG caacaacaggccaTACATGCATCATCATCAATCCAGATATTCCAATAGCAAATGAATACAAAGCTGA GCGACAAAGTGAAAGTACTTCCTGTACCTTTCAAACGGCCAACAGCAGAAGAGATGAAAGACAAAACAACAAAGTGGGTCTTTGA
- the LOC112179730 gene encoding uncharacterized protein LOC112179730 isoform X1 codes for MELEQNIEHALLRHIRPYQITFKIRVRASRLWRPKKYYNDIYGGLHYLLIDEEGHAIHGLIEEYAYPYMSNKMEEGQVYDITNFYNRKPISKYKVADHVVELCFNESTKFEPVMDAFPPIPEHSFNFLHFDNLEDQMRTQTLLKDVYGCIKSLRPEHQVTVKDTEKLESKCEIFVENLRREDIRITFWGDIARKFDMERVKQLSPPVLAVFTGLRLTKFQERVTAATTGHTCIIINPDIPIANEYKAERQSESTSCTFQTANSRRDERQNNKVGL; via the exons ATGGAA CTTGAACAAAACATAGAGCATGCATTGCTTCGTCACATAAGACCGTATCAGATTACTTTCAAAATCAGAGTTCGTGCATCCAGACTATGGAGACCGAAAAAGTATTACAATGACATATACGGTGGCCTCCATTATCTGTTAATCGACGAAGAG GGACATGCTATTCATGGTTTAATTGAGGAATATGCTTATCCTTACATGTCCAACAAAATGGAAGAAGGACAGGTGTATGACATTACCAATTTCTATAACCGCAAACCTATATCAAAATATAAAGTTGCTGATCACGTGGTAGAACTGTGTTTCAATGAGTCAACAAAGTTTGAGCCTGTAATGGATGCATTCCCTCCAATCCCAGAACATTCATTTAACTTCCTTCATTTTGACAACTTGGAGGACCAGATGAGGACTCAGACATTACTTAAGG ATGTTTACGGTTGTATCAAATCACTCAGACCAGAACATCAAGTTACTGTCAAAGACACTGAAAAATTggaatcaaaatgtgaaatctTTGTAGAAAATTTGAG GAGGGAGGATATCAGAATTACCTTCTGGGGTGACATAGCTAGAAAGTTTGATATGGAAAGAGTTAAACAGTTATCGCCACCAGTGCTCGCTGTATTCACGGGTTTAAGGTTGACCAAATTCCAAG AACGGGTAacagcagcaacaacaggccaTACATGCATCATCATCAATCCAGATATTCCAATAGCAAATGAATACAAAGCTGA GCGACAAAGTGAAAGTACTTCCTGTACCTTTCAAACGGCCAACAGCAGAAGAGATGAAAGACAAAACAACAAAGTGGGTCTTTGA
- the LOC112179730 gene encoding uncharacterized protein LOC112179730 isoform X4, which translates to MELEQNIEHALLRHIRPYQITFKIRVRASRLWRPKKYYNDIYGGLHYLLIDEEGHAIHGLIEEYAYPYMSNKMEEGQVYDITNFYNRKPISKYKVADHVVELCFNESTKFEPVMDAFPPIPEHSFNFLHFDNLEDQMRTQTLLKDVYGCIKSLRPEHQVTVKDTEKLESKCEIFVENLRREDIRITFWGDIARKFDMERVKQLSPPVLAVFTGLRLTKFQERVTAATTGHTCIIINPDIPIANEYKADSRKQATK; encoded by the exons ATGGAA CTTGAACAAAACATAGAGCATGCATTGCTTCGTCACATAAGACCGTATCAGATTACTTTCAAAATCAGAGTTCGTGCATCCAGACTATGGAGACCGAAAAAGTATTACAATGACATATACGGTGGCCTCCATTATCTGTTAATCGACGAAGAG GGACATGCTATTCATGGTTTAATTGAGGAATATGCTTATCCTTACATGTCCAACAAAATGGAAGAAGGACAGGTGTATGACATTACCAATTTCTATAACCGCAAACCTATATCAAAATATAAAGTTGCTGATCACGTGGTAGAACTGTGTTTCAATGAGTCAACAAAGTTTGAGCCTGTAATGGATGCATTCCCTCCAATCCCAGAACATTCATTTAACTTCCTTCATTTTGACAACTTGGAGGACCAGATGAGGACTCAGACATTACTTAAGG ATGTTTACGGTTGTATCAAATCACTCAGACCAGAACATCAAGTTACTGTCAAAGACACTGAAAAATTggaatcaaaatgtgaaatctTTGTAGAAAATTTGAG GAGGGAGGATATCAGAATTACCTTCTGGGGTGACATAGCTAGAAAGTTTGATATGGAAAGAGTTAAACAGTTATCGCCACCAGTGCTCGCTGTATTCACGGGTTTAAGGTTGACCAAATTCCAAG AACGGGTAacagcagcaacaacaggccaTACATGCATCATCATCAATCCAGATATTCCAATAGCAAATGAATACAAAGCTGA TTCTCGAAAGCAGGCGACAAAGTGA
- the LOC112179730 gene encoding uncharacterized protein LOC112179730 isoform X5 → MELEQNIEHALLRHIRPYQITFKIRVRASRLWRPKKYYNDIYGGLHYLLIDEEGHAIHGLIEEYAYPYMSNKMEEGQVYDITNFYNRKPISKYKVADHVVELCFNESTKFEPVMDAFPPIPEHSFNFLHFDNLEDQMRTQTLLKDVYGCIKSLRPEHQVTVKDTEKLESKCEIFVENLRREDIRITFWGDIARKFDMERVKQLSPPVLAVFTGLRLTKFQERVTAATTGHTCIIINPDIPIANEYKADAISKY, encoded by the exons ATGGAA CTTGAACAAAACATAGAGCATGCATTGCTTCGTCACATAAGACCGTATCAGATTACTTTCAAAATCAGAGTTCGTGCATCCAGACTATGGAGACCGAAAAAGTATTACAATGACATATACGGTGGCCTCCATTATCTGTTAATCGACGAAGAG GGACATGCTATTCATGGTTTAATTGAGGAATATGCTTATCCTTACATGTCCAACAAAATGGAAGAAGGACAGGTGTATGACATTACCAATTTCTATAACCGCAAACCTATATCAAAATATAAAGTTGCTGATCACGTGGTAGAACTGTGTTTCAATGAGTCAACAAAGTTTGAGCCTGTAATGGATGCATTCCCTCCAATCCCAGAACATTCATTTAACTTCCTTCATTTTGACAACTTGGAGGACCAGATGAGGACTCAGACATTACTTAAGG ATGTTTACGGTTGTATCAAATCACTCAGACCAGAACATCAAGTTACTGTCAAAGACACTGAAAAATTggaatcaaaatgtgaaatctTTGTAGAAAATTTGAG GAGGGAGGATATCAGAATTACCTTCTGGGGTGACATAGCTAGAAAGTTTGATATGGAAAGAGTTAAACAGTTATCGCCACCAGTGCTCGCTGTATTCACGGGTTTAAGGTTGACCAAATTCCAAG AACGGGTAacagcagcaacaacaggccaTACATGCATCATCATCAATCCAGATATTCCAATAGCAAATGAATACAAAGCTGA TGCCATTTCAAAATATTAA
- the LOC112179730 gene encoding uncharacterized protein LOC112179730 isoform X8 has translation MELEQNIEHALLRHIRPYQITFKIRVRASRLWRPKKYYNDIYGGLHYLLIDEEGHAIHGLIEEYAYPYMSNKMEEGQVYDITNFYNRKPISKYKVADHVVELCFNESTKFEPVMDAFPPIPEHSFNFLHFDNLEDQMRTQTLLKENLRREDIRITFWGDIARKFDMERVKQLSPPVLAVFTGLRLTKFQERVTAATTGHTCIIINPDIPIANEYKAERQSESTSCTFQTANSRRDERQNNKVGL, from the exons ATGGAA CTTGAACAAAACATAGAGCATGCATTGCTTCGTCACATAAGACCGTATCAGATTACTTTCAAAATCAGAGTTCGTGCATCCAGACTATGGAGACCGAAAAAGTATTACAATGACATATACGGTGGCCTCCATTATCTGTTAATCGACGAAGAG GGACATGCTATTCATGGTTTAATTGAGGAATATGCTTATCCTTACATGTCCAACAAAATGGAAGAAGGACAGGTGTATGACATTACCAATTTCTATAACCGCAAACCTATATCAAAATATAAAGTTGCTGATCACGTGGTAGAACTGTGTTTCAATGAGTCAACAAAGTTTGAGCCTGTAATGGATGCATTCCCTCCAATCCCAGAACATTCATTTAACTTCCTTCATTTTGACAACTTGGAGGACCAGATGAGGACTCAGACATTACTTAAGG AAAATTTGAG GAGGGAGGATATCAGAATTACCTTCTGGGGTGACATAGCTAGAAAGTTTGATATGGAAAGAGTTAAACAGTTATCGCCACCAGTGCTCGCTGTATTCACGGGTTTAAGGTTGACCAAATTCCAAG AACGGGTAacagcagcaacaacaggccaTACATGCATCATCATCAATCCAGATATTCCAATAGCAAATGAATACAAAGCTGA GCGACAAAGTGAAAGTACTTCCTGTACCTTTCAAACGGCCAACAGCAGAAGAGATGAAAGACAAAACAACAAAGTGGGTCTTTGA
- the LOC112179730 gene encoding uncharacterized protein LOC112179730 isoform X11, with protein MELEQNIEHALLRHIRPYQITFKIRVRASRLWRPKKYYNDIYGGLHYLLIDEEGHAIHGLIEEYAYPYMSNKMEEGQVYDITNFYNRKPISKYKVADHVVELCFNESTKFEPVMDAFPPIPEHSFNFLHFDNLEDQMRTQTLLKDVYGCIKSLRPEHQVTVKDTEKLESKCEIFVENLRREDIRITFWGDIARKFDMERVKQLSPPVLAVFTGLSYFYNLQNG; from the exons ATGGAA CTTGAACAAAACATAGAGCATGCATTGCTTCGTCACATAAGACCGTATCAGATTACTTTCAAAATCAGAGTTCGTGCATCCAGACTATGGAGACCGAAAAAGTATTACAATGACATATACGGTGGCCTCCATTATCTGTTAATCGACGAAGAG GGACATGCTATTCATGGTTTAATTGAGGAATATGCTTATCCTTACATGTCCAACAAAATGGAAGAAGGACAGGTGTATGACATTACCAATTTCTATAACCGCAAACCTATATCAAAATATAAAGTTGCTGATCACGTGGTAGAACTGTGTTTCAATGAGTCAACAAAGTTTGAGCCTGTAATGGATGCATTCCCTCCAATCCCAGAACATTCATTTAACTTCCTTCATTTTGACAACTTGGAGGACCAGATGAGGACTCAGACATTACTTAAGG ATGTTTACGGTTGTATCAAATCACTCAGACCAGAACATCAAGTTACTGTCAAAGACACTGAAAAATTggaatcaaaatgtgaaatctTTGTAGAAAATTTGAG GAGGGAGGATATCAGAATTACCTTCTGGGGTGACATAGCTAGAAAGTTTGATATGGAAAGAGTTAAACAGTTATCGCCACCAGTGCTCGCTGTATTCACGGGTTTAAG TTATTTTTATAACTTACAGAACGGGTAa
- the LOC112179730 gene encoding uncharacterized protein LOC112179730 isoform X2, which translates to MELEQNIEHALLRHIRPYQITFKIRVRASRLWRPKKYYNDIYGGLHYLLIDEEGHAIHGLIEEYAYPYMSNKMEEGQVYDITNFYNRKPISKYKVADHVVELCFNESTKFEPVMDAFPPIPEHSFNFLHFDNLEDQMRTQTLLKDVYGCIKSLRPEHQVTVKDTEKLESKCEIFVENLRREDIRITFWGDIARKFDMERVKQLSPPVLAVFTGLRLTKFQAATTGHTCIIINPDIPIANEYKAERQSESTSCTFQTANSRRDERQNNKVGL; encoded by the exons ATGGAA CTTGAACAAAACATAGAGCATGCATTGCTTCGTCACATAAGACCGTATCAGATTACTTTCAAAATCAGAGTTCGTGCATCCAGACTATGGAGACCGAAAAAGTATTACAATGACATATACGGTGGCCTCCATTATCTGTTAATCGACGAAGAG GGACATGCTATTCATGGTTTAATTGAGGAATATGCTTATCCTTACATGTCCAACAAAATGGAAGAAGGACAGGTGTATGACATTACCAATTTCTATAACCGCAAACCTATATCAAAATATAAAGTTGCTGATCACGTGGTAGAACTGTGTTTCAATGAGTCAACAAAGTTTGAGCCTGTAATGGATGCATTCCCTCCAATCCCAGAACATTCATTTAACTTCCTTCATTTTGACAACTTGGAGGACCAGATGAGGACTCAGACATTACTTAAGG ATGTTTACGGTTGTATCAAATCACTCAGACCAGAACATCAAGTTACTGTCAAAGACACTGAAAAATTggaatcaaaatgtgaaatctTTGTAGAAAATTTGAG GAGGGAGGATATCAGAATTACCTTCTGGGGTGACATAGCTAGAAAGTTTGATATGGAAAGAGTTAAACAGTTATCGCCACCAGTGCTCGCTGTATTCACGGGTTTAAGGTTGACCAAATTCCAAG cagcaacaacaggccaTACATGCATCATCATCAATCCAGATATTCCAATAGCAAATGAATACAAAGCTGA GCGACAAAGTGAAAGTACTTCCTGTACCTTTCAAACGGCCAACAGCAGAAGAGATGAAAGACAAAACAACAAAGTGGGTCTTTGA
- the LOC112179730 gene encoding uncharacterized protein LOC112179730 isoform X10, which yields MTYTGHAIHGLIEEYAYPYMSNKMEEGQVYDITNFYNRKPISKYKVADHVVELCFNESTKFEPVMDAFPPIPEHSFNFLHFDNLEDQMRTQTLLKDVYGCIKSLRPEHQVTVKDTEKLESKCEIFVENLRREDIRITFWGDIARKFDMERVKQLSPPVLAVFTGLRLTKFQERVTAATTGHTCIIINPDIPIANEYKAERQSESTSCTFQTANSRRDERQNNKVGL from the exons ATGACATATACG GGACATGCTATTCATGGTTTAATTGAGGAATATGCTTATCCTTACATGTCCAACAAAATGGAAGAAGGACAGGTGTATGACATTACCAATTTCTATAACCGCAAACCTATATCAAAATATAAAGTTGCTGATCACGTGGTAGAACTGTGTTTCAATGAGTCAACAAAGTTTGAGCCTGTAATGGATGCATTCCCTCCAATCCCAGAACATTCATTTAACTTCCTTCATTTTGACAACTTGGAGGACCAGATGAGGACTCAGACATTACTTAAGG ATGTTTACGGTTGTATCAAATCACTCAGACCAGAACATCAAGTTACTGTCAAAGACACTGAAAAATTggaatcaaaatgtgaaatctTTGTAGAAAATTTGAG GAGGGAGGATATCAGAATTACCTTCTGGGGTGACATAGCTAGAAAGTTTGATATGGAAAGAGTTAAACAGTTATCGCCACCAGTGCTCGCTGTATTCACGGGTTTAAGGTTGACCAAATTCCAAG AACGGGTAacagcagcaacaacaggccaTACATGCATCATCATCAATCCAGATATTCCAATAGCAAATGAATACAAAGCTGA GCGACAAAGTGAAAGTACTTCCTGTACCTTTCAAACGGCCAACAGCAGAAGAGATGAAAGACAAAACAACAAAGTGGGTCTTTGA
- the LOC112179730 gene encoding uncharacterized protein LOC112179730 isoform X6, which yields MELEQNIEHALLRHIRPYQITFKIRVRASRLWRPKKYYNDIYGGLHYLLIDEEGHAIHGLIEEYAYPYMSNKMEEGQVYDITNFYNRKPISKYKVADHVVELCFNESTKFEPVMDAFPPIPEHSFNFLHFDNLEDQMRTQTLLKDVYGCIKSLRPEHQVTVKDTEKLESKCEIFVENLRREDIRITFWGDIARKFDMERVKQLSPPVLAVFTGLRLTKFQAATTGHTCIIINPDIPIANEYKADAISKY from the exons ATGGAA CTTGAACAAAACATAGAGCATGCATTGCTTCGTCACATAAGACCGTATCAGATTACTTTCAAAATCAGAGTTCGTGCATCCAGACTATGGAGACCGAAAAAGTATTACAATGACATATACGGTGGCCTCCATTATCTGTTAATCGACGAAGAG GGACATGCTATTCATGGTTTAATTGAGGAATATGCTTATCCTTACATGTCCAACAAAATGGAAGAAGGACAGGTGTATGACATTACCAATTTCTATAACCGCAAACCTATATCAAAATATAAAGTTGCTGATCACGTGGTAGAACTGTGTTTCAATGAGTCAACAAAGTTTGAGCCTGTAATGGATGCATTCCCTCCAATCCCAGAACATTCATTTAACTTCCTTCATTTTGACAACTTGGAGGACCAGATGAGGACTCAGACATTACTTAAGG ATGTTTACGGTTGTATCAAATCACTCAGACCAGAACATCAAGTTACTGTCAAAGACACTGAAAAATTggaatcaaaatgtgaaatctTTGTAGAAAATTTGAG GAGGGAGGATATCAGAATTACCTTCTGGGGTGACATAGCTAGAAAGTTTGATATGGAAAGAGTTAAACAGTTATCGCCACCAGTGCTCGCTGTATTCACGGGTTTAAGGTTGACCAAATTCCAAG cagcaacaacaggccaTACATGCATCATCATCAATCCAGATATTCCAATAGCAAATGAATACAAAGCTGA TGCCATTTCAAAATATTAA
- the LOC112179730 gene encoding uncharacterized protein LOC112179730 isoform X12: MKDKTTKWVFELNTLDPDIYMNKTVCCTASILQFPVHNGWWYRGCSKCFKQLKQREDSGELICPKHDVQIAVPCYKVYVTIRDDNNQATLILMGRQAEQLFGINCQDLVNKRLYPTEQALPEEIKKTTDETYLFEITVNQYSELMVRNIFPSKKSFASMVEQTPTTVTLERLPTERKRNIEASGKALCIVEPEKKAKNEKETKHGAMISASSVSSSASK, encoded by the exons ATGAAAGACAAAACAACAAAGTGGGTCTTTGAATTAAACACATTGGATCCAGATATATACATG AATAAAACAGTGTGTTGCACTGCTTCGATCCTCCAGTTTCCAGTCCATAATGGTTGGTGGTATAGAGGCTGTTCAAAGTGTTTTAAACAACTGAAGCAAAGAGAGGACAGCGGTGAATTAATTTGTCCTAAACATGATGTGCAAATAGCTGTGCCATG TTACAAAGTTTATGTCACCATTCGAGATGATAATAATCAAGCAACGCTCATTCTGATGGGGAGACAGGCAGAGCAGTTGTTTGGCATCAATTGTCAAGATCTGGTGAACAAAAGATTGTATCCAACAGAGCAGGCACTACCAGAAGAGATTAAGAAGACAACTGATGAAACCTATCTCTTTGAAATCACAGTCAATCAATATAGCGAGCTGATGGTCAGAAACATTTTCCCAAGTAAGAAATCCTTTGCATCAATGGTGGAACAAACCCCAACCACTGTAACACTGGAGCGGCTTCCaactgaaagaaaaagaaacattgaAGCAAGTGGAAAAGCTTTGTGCATCGTAGAGCCTGAGAAAAAAGCCAAGAA TGAGAAGGAGACCAAGCATGGAGCAATGATATCGGCATCATCAGTGTCATCATCAGCAAGCAAATAA
- the LOC112179730 gene encoding uncharacterized protein LOC112179730 isoform X7 encodes MELEQNIEHALLRHIRPYQITFKIRVRASRLWRPKKYYNDIYGGLHYLLIDEEGHAIHGLIEEYAYPYMSNKMEEGQVYDITNFYNRKPISKYKVADHVVELCFNESTKFEPVMDAFPPIPEHSFNFLHFDNLEDQMRTQTLLKDVYGCIKSLRPEHQVTVKDTEKLESKCEIFVENLRREDIRITFWGDIARKFDMERVKQLSPPVLAVFTGLRLTKFQVIFITYRTGNSSNNRPYMHHHQSRYSNSK; translated from the exons ATGGAA CTTGAACAAAACATAGAGCATGCATTGCTTCGTCACATAAGACCGTATCAGATTACTTTCAAAATCAGAGTTCGTGCATCCAGACTATGGAGACCGAAAAAGTATTACAATGACATATACGGTGGCCTCCATTATCTGTTAATCGACGAAGAG GGACATGCTATTCATGGTTTAATTGAGGAATATGCTTATCCTTACATGTCCAACAAAATGGAAGAAGGACAGGTGTATGACATTACCAATTTCTATAACCGCAAACCTATATCAAAATATAAAGTTGCTGATCACGTGGTAGAACTGTGTTTCAATGAGTCAACAAAGTTTGAGCCTGTAATGGATGCATTCCCTCCAATCCCAGAACATTCATTTAACTTCCTTCATTTTGACAACTTGGAGGACCAGATGAGGACTCAGACATTACTTAAGG ATGTTTACGGTTGTATCAAATCACTCAGACCAGAACATCAAGTTACTGTCAAAGACACTGAAAAATTggaatcaaaatgtgaaatctTTGTAGAAAATTTGAG GAGGGAGGATATCAGAATTACCTTCTGGGGTGACATAGCTAGAAAGTTTGATATGGAAAGAGTTAAACAGTTATCGCCACCAGTGCTCGCTGTATTCACGGGTTTAAGGTTGACCAAATTCCAAG TTATTTTTATAACTTACAGAACGGGTAacagcagcaacaacaggccaTACATGCATCATCATCAATCCAGATATTCCAATAGCAAATGA